A part of Anaerolineae bacterium genomic DNA contains:
- the hisF gene encoding imidazole glycerol phosphate synthase subunit HisF yields the protein MLAKRIIPCLDVKDGRVVKGVNFLNLRDAGDPVEQGAAYSEMGADELVFLDITASHERRGTVVDMVQKVAEAVFIPFTVGGGIRTVDDMRRILGAGADKISINSAAVRTPEIITEGARRFGSQCIIVAIDPKWEDGRWHVYIDGGRVPTGLDAIEWAREVERLGAGEILLTSMDRDGTELGYNLELTRAVADAVSIPVIASGGAGKPEHFLEVLTEGHASAALAASVFHYKQIAIPELKQYLAAQGVEVRL from the coding sequence ATGCTAGCTAAGCGGATCATTCCCTGCCTGGACGTGAAGGATGGCAGGGTGGTGAAGGGAGTCAACTTCCTCAACCTGCGAGACGCCGGGGACCCGGTGGAGCAGGGAGCGGCCTACAGCGAGATGGGTGCCGATGAACTCGTCTTTCTGGACATCACCGCCAGCCACGAGCGGCGCGGCACGGTGGTAGACATGGTGCAGAAGGTGGCGGAAGCCGTCTTCATCCCCTTCACCGTAGGAGGAGGCATCCGCACCGTAGACGATATGCGGCGCATACTCGGCGCTGGCGCGGACAAGATCTCCATCAATAGCGCCGCCGTCCGCACCCCGGAGATCATCACCGAGGGTGCCAGGCGATTTGGCTCTCAATGTATCATCGTGGCCATTGACCCCAAGTGGGAAGACGGTCGCTGGCACGTCTACATAGATGGCGGGCGCGTCCCCACTGGGCTCGACGCCATCGAGTGGGCGCGAGAGGTGGAGCGCCTGGGGGCGGGCGAGATCCTGCTCACCAGCATGGACCGCGACGGCACCGAGCTTGGCTACAATCTAGAGCTCACTCGCGCCGTGGCCGATGCCGTCAGCATCCCGGTCATCGCTTCCGGTGGGGCGGGGAAGCCGGAGCACTTCCTGGAGGTGCTCACCGAGGGCCATGCCAGCGCCGCCCTGGCAGCCTCAGTCTTCCACTACAAGCAGATAGCCATCCCGGAGCTCAAGCAGTATCTGGCGGCACAAGGCGTCGAGGTGAGGCTGTGA
- the hisA gene encoding 1-(5-phosphoribosyl)-5-[(5-phosphoribosylamino)methylideneamino]imidazole-4-carboxamide isomerase — MAAFTVFPAIDMRAGRCVRLRQGDVAAEMVYSDRPDDVARRWQDAGAQWLHVVNLDGALNAGDSWSGPNVEALRAILRAVRIPVQFGGGVRSAASVGRLLDLGVARVILGTVAVTRPDVVQEALSDFGADRVLVSLDARDGVVRTHGWVSSSGRPVQDLGLELRGYGVRTVVHTDISRDGMLVGANVAASAALARATGLQVIVSGGVAGLPDVAEAARRASEGLAGVIVGQALYTGALNLADAIETSARLSTRASEEGE; from the coding sequence ATGGCTGCTTTCACCGTCTTCCCCGCCATTGACATGCGTGCCGGCCGCTGCGTTCGCCTGCGCCAGGGCGATGTAGCCGCCGAGATGGTGTACTCCGACCGGCCCGACGACGTGGCTCGCCGGTGGCAGGATGCTGGCGCCCAGTGGCTGCACGTGGTGAACCTGGACGGAGCGCTGAACGCGGGCGATTCCTGGTCCGGCCCCAATGTGGAAGCCCTGCGCGCCATCTTGAGGGCCGTCCGAATACCGGTGCAGTTCGGCGGCGGCGTGCGAAGCGCCGCCTCTGTGGGGCGACTACTCGACCTCGGGGTCGCCCGCGTGATACTGGGCACGGTGGCGGTGACCCGCCCCGACGTGGTTCAGGAAGCCCTCAGCGACTTCGGGGCCGATCGGGTGCTGGTGTCGCTCGATGCTCGCGACGGGGTGGTCCGCACTCATGGCTGGGTGAGCAGCTCGGGCCGTCCGGTGCAAGACCTGGGGCTGGAGCTTCGCGGCTATGGGGTGCGCACTGTGGTACACACGGACATTAGCCGAGACGGAATGCTGGTGGGCGCCAACGTGGCCGCCTCGGCCGCCCTCGCCCGTGCCACCGGACTTCAGGTGATCGTGTCGGGCGGCGTGGCCGGGCTGCCCGACGTGGCCGAAGCAGCCCGTCGCGCCTCTGAGGGTTTGGCCGGCGTGATCGTGGGCCAGGCGTTGTACACTGGGGCGCTCAACCTCGCTGACGCCATTGAGACCTCGGCCCGGCTAAGCACACGGGCATCGGAGGAAGGAGAGTGA
- the hisH gene encoding imidazole glycerol phosphate synthase subunit HisH, producing the protein MGNLRSVQKALEVAGAWARIATEPDQVGTADGLVLPGVGAFGDAMDHLRSLGFDRLVLDAVEREVPLLGICVGLQVLFEGSSEMGEHRGLGVFPGQVVRFPSHLVVPHVGWNQLHLRRPHLLVEGLRDGAHAYFTHSYYPEPTDRDIVVATTDYEFHFASICARGSVCGVQFHPEKSWQVGLGMLHRYVSSL; encoded by the coding sequence ATGGGCAACCTCCGCAGCGTGCAGAAGGCCCTTGAGGTAGCGGGTGCCTGGGCCCGCATAGCCACTGAGCCGGACCAGGTAGGGACGGCGGACGGCCTAGTGCTTCCCGGAGTGGGCGCCTTCGGTGACGCCATGGACCATCTGCGGAGTCTCGGCTTCGATCGTTTGGTGCTGGACGCAGTCGAACGCGAAGTACCCCTCCTGGGGATATGCGTAGGGCTACAAGTGCTCTTCGAAGGGAGTTCAGAGATGGGCGAACACCGCGGGCTAGGCGTGTTCCCGGGCCAGGTCGTTCGCTTCCCTTCGCATTTGGTGGTACCTCACGTGGGCTGGAATCAGCTTCACCTCCGTCGGCCCCATCTCCTGGTCGAGGGCCTGAGGGACGGGGCGCACGCCTACTTCACCCACTCGTACTACCCCGAACCCACGGACCGGGACATCGTGGTGGCCACCACCGACTACGAGTTCCACTTCGCCAGCATCTGCGCTCGAGGCAGTGTCTGTGGGGTGCAGTTCCACCCCGAGAAGAGCTGGCAGGTAGGTCTGGGCATGCTGCACCGCTACGTGAGTTCGCTCTAG
- the hisB gene encoding imidazoleglycerol-phosphate dehydratase HisB, translating into MRTGRVSRKTTETDITLALILDGSGRHSVASGVPFLDHMLAQLARHGLIDLELTCTGDVEVDYHHTVEDVGICLGQALRQALGEGEGIRRFGQALAPMDEALVLAALDVSGRGHVELDLCLQAAKIGDFDTELVAEFMRAFATNAGVTLHLRQLAGTNGHHIVESAFKSVALALRDAVATDPRRTGVPSTKGSLL; encoded by the coding sequence GTGCGTACCGGTCGGGTCAGCCGCAAGACGACTGAGACGGACATCACCCTGGCCCTCATCCTCGATGGGAGCGGCCGCCACAGCGTTGCCTCCGGCGTTCCCTTCCTGGATCATATGCTGGCCCAGCTGGCGAGACACGGCCTCATAGATCTCGAGCTGACCTGCACCGGAGACGTGGAGGTAGACTACCACCACACCGTGGAAGACGTGGGCATCTGCCTGGGCCAGGCGCTCCGCCAGGCTCTGGGAGAAGGCGAGGGCATCCGCCGCTTCGGGCAGGCTCTGGCTCCCATGGACGAAGCCCTGGTCTTGGCTGCACTGGACGTGAGCGGCCGAGGACACGTTGAACTGGATCTGTGCCTGCAGGCCGCCAAGATCGGCGACTTCGACACCGAGCTGGTGGCGGAGTTCATGCGAGCCTTCGCCACCAACGCCGGGGTAACGCTTCACCTGCGGCAACTGGCGGGCACCAATGGGCATCACATCGTAGAATCTGCCTTCAAGAGCGTGGCCCTGGCCCTCCGCGACGCGGTGGCCACCGACCCTCGACGCACCGGCGTGCCTTCGACCAAAGGATCCCTCCTGTGA